The following are encoded together in the Azospirillum brasilense genome:
- the proC gene encoding pyrroline-5-carboxylate reductase: MGGAMLRGWLAQGVPASAISVADPSPAPDLVELAARTGVRLNPADGAPVDTAPVDTLVVAVKPQMVESAAAGVQAVLAPHTLVLSIMAGKTLADLRRLFPAAGSVVRAMPNLPAAVGRGATVAVAEAGCPAERRERAASLLTAVGSLEWLADEALVDAATALSGSGPAYVFYLVECLTRAGVEVGLPADVSERLARATVEGAGALMGATGQPAAELRAGVTSPGGTTAAGLSKLMADDHLQSLLNATLRAAAQRAAELGGTGPKA; the protein is encoded by the coding sequence ATGGGCGGCGCCATGCTGCGCGGCTGGCTGGCGCAGGGCGTGCCGGCCTCCGCCATCTCGGTCGCCGATCCCAGCCCCGCGCCGGATCTGGTCGAACTGGCTGCGCGGACCGGCGTCCGGCTGAATCCGGCGGACGGCGCCCCAGTCGATACCGCCCCAGTCGATACCCTGGTGGTCGCGGTCAAGCCGCAGATGGTCGAGAGCGCCGCGGCGGGCGTGCAGGCGGTGCTGGCGCCGCACACGCTGGTGCTGTCGATCATGGCGGGCAAGACGCTGGCCGACCTGCGCCGCCTGTTCCCGGCGGCGGGCAGCGTGGTGCGGGCGATGCCGAACCTCCCGGCGGCGGTCGGGCGCGGCGCCACCGTCGCGGTCGCCGAGGCGGGCTGCCCGGCCGAGCGGAGGGAGCGCGCCGCGTCCCTGCTGACCGCGGTCGGGAGCCTGGAGTGGCTGGCCGACGAGGCGCTGGTCGACGCCGCCACGGCGCTGTCCGGCTCCGGCCCCGCCTATGTCTTCTACCTCGTGGAGTGCCTGACCCGCGCCGGGGTGGAGGTGGGGCTGCCCGCCGACGTGTCGGAACGGCTGGCCCGCGCCACGGTCGAGGGGGCAGGGGCGCTGATGGGCGCCACCGGACAGCCGGCGGCCGAGCTTCGCGCCGGCGTGACCTCCCCCGGCGGGACCACGGCGGCCGGCCTTTCCAAGCTGATGGCCGATGACCACCTCCAGAGTCTGTTGAACGCGACCCTGCGCGCGGCGGCCCAGCGCGCCGCCGAACTGGGCGGA
- a CDS encoding Lrp/AsnC ligand binding domain-containing protein → MTELDRTDRRILAILQMDGRISAVDLAERVGLSATTAGERMRRLLKDGYVTGFTARLDPHRLGFGLMVFVEVLLDKTTPDVFDRFAQAIRHAPEVLECHMVAGGFDYLVKTRVADMAAYRRFLGDVLLSLPGVRETRTYAVMEEVKNDGPLPL, encoded by the coding sequence ATGACGGAGCTTGACCGAACCGACCGGCGCATCCTGGCGATTTTGCAGATGGACGGGCGAATTTCCGCCGTGGATCTGGCGGAGCGGGTCGGCCTGTCGGCCACGACCGCCGGCGAGCGGATGCGGCGCTTGCTGAAGGACGGCTATGTCACGGGGTTCACAGCGCGGCTCGACCCGCACCGGCTGGGCTTCGGGCTGATGGTGTTCGTCGAGGTGCTGCTCGACAAGACGACGCCCGACGTGTTCGACCGCTTCGCCCAGGCCATCCGACACGCGCCGGAGGTTCTGGAATGCCACATGGTGGCCGGCGGATTCGACTATCTGGTGAAGACGCGGGTGGCCGACATGGCGGCCTACCGGCGGTTCCTGGGGGATGTGCTGCTGTCGCTGCCCGGCGTCCGGGAAACCCGCACCTACGCGGTGATGGAGGAGGTCAAGAACGACGGCCCCCTCCCCCTCTGA
- a CDS encoding carbohydrate-binding domain-containing protein: MDDLGIDLHHQDLTDHTNYAGDLGADTAHLTISETATSTADPFATPTSLLQAQALQTAQPLALADAAATADNATKIVINAAGNVAGGVAPHFKVMVDGKVIGEGSAGTDAKDFTFNANVTADQAHKIQIQYDNDGMANGQDRNLIVNKITINGHALDAADPSVTYDKGALDGKDVVKGQSGMWWNGTLVVAAPKDFFPAATAEAVTGATKIVVNAAGNLAGGVAPHFKVMVDGKVIGEGSAGTAAKDFTFNANIAAGQAHKVQIQYDNDGFVNGQDRNLIVNKITINGNAVNPTDASVTYDKGALDGKDVVKGQSGMWWDGTLVVAAPKEFFPSSTTTPTTPTTPTTPTTPTTPTAPPAPSNPGGGTSDYPATPASQVFYVDATHGNDSNSGNNPNQAWKSLAKVNATSFAAGSLVLFERGETWTDSLLVSTSGTSDKPIIYGAYGTGADPIIKAKSGASYAVSLNNKDNITFDNLTMTGSNDTGLLLNGGAMNVKVTNSQIIDNRGSGVVISGTSNNLRIDHSTIDGNGGYGLVHYSADNANQYFTNNIISDNGWRTDAVYSGWNGRILSGEIAGNTIFNNGSGGGDGRSHGLYHDHSQANSTLKIHDNVIYSNPRGAGILAKSSTEIYNNTIYGNSNVGISLGQNQTTNVTYKIYGNEIFNNNGGILEHLKGSGSITLSLYDNTFYNNNGRAAINIADSIKQTVTNNTISSVSKANPII, translated from the coding sequence ATGGACGATCTGGGTATCGACCTCCACCACCAGGATCTGACCGACCACACGAACTACGCCGGCGACCTCGGCGCCGACACGGCGCACCTGACGATCAGCGAGACCGCAACGTCCACCGCCGATCCCTTCGCGACGCCGACCTCCCTCCTCCAGGCCCAGGCCCTCCAGACCGCGCAGCCGCTGGCGCTTGCCGATGCTGCCGCGACCGCCGACAACGCCACGAAGATCGTCATCAACGCCGCCGGCAACGTGGCGGGCGGTGTGGCCCCGCACTTCAAGGTGATGGTGGACGGCAAGGTCATCGGCGAAGGCTCCGCCGGCACCGATGCCAAGGATTTCACCTTCAACGCCAACGTCACGGCGGATCAGGCCCACAAGATCCAGATCCAGTACGACAACGACGGCATGGCGAACGGCCAGGACCGCAACCTGATCGTCAACAAGATCACCATCAACGGCCACGCGCTTGACGCGGCCGACCCGTCGGTGACCTACGACAAGGGCGCTCTGGACGGCAAGGACGTGGTCAAGGGCCAGTCCGGCATGTGGTGGAACGGCACGCTGGTCGTCGCCGCACCCAAGGACTTCTTCCCCGCCGCGACCGCCGAGGCGGTGACGGGCGCCACGAAGATCGTCGTCAACGCCGCCGGCAACCTGGCGGGCGGCGTCGCCCCGCACTTCAAGGTGATGGTGGACGGCAAGGTCATCGGCGAGGGGTCCGCCGGCACCGCCGCCAAGGACTTCACCTTCAACGCGAACATCGCCGCCGGTCAGGCCCACAAGGTCCAGATCCAGTACGACAACGACGGCTTCGTGAACGGTCAGGACCGCAACCTGATCGTCAACAAGATCACCATCAACGGCAACGCCGTCAATCCGACCGACGCCTCCGTCACCTACGACAAGGGCGCGCTGGACGGCAAGGACGTGGTCAAGGGCCAGTCCGGCATGTGGTGGGACGGCACGTTGGTCGTCGCCGCGCCCAAGGAGTTCTTCCCCTCCTCGACCACGACACCCACCACGCCCACGACTCCGACCACACCGACCACCCCCACGACGCCGACGGCCCCGCCCGCCCCGTCGAACCCGGGCGGCGGCACGTCGGATTACCCGGCGACCCCGGCCTCGCAGGTCTTCTACGTCGACGCGACGCACGGCAACGACAGCAACTCCGGCAACAACCCGAACCAGGCCTGGAAGTCGCTGGCCAAGGTGAACGCCACCAGCTTCGCCGCCGGCTCGCTGGTCCTGTTCGAGCGCGGCGAGACCTGGACCGACAGCCTGCTGGTCTCGACCTCCGGCACGTCCGACAAGCCGATCATCTACGGCGCCTACGGCACCGGCGCCGATCCGATCATTAAGGCCAAGAGCGGCGCCAGCTACGCCGTCAGCCTGAACAACAAGGACAACATCACGTTCGACAACCTGACGATGACGGGTTCGAACGACACCGGCCTGCTGCTCAACGGCGGCGCCATGAACGTGAAGGTCACCAACTCCCAGATCATCGACAACCGCGGCTCGGGCGTGGTGATCAGCGGGACCTCCAACAACCTGCGCATCGATCACTCCACGATCGACGGCAACGGCGGCTACGGCCTTGTCCATTACTCCGCCGACAACGCCAACCAGTACTTCACCAACAACATCATCAGCGACAACGGCTGGCGCACCGACGCGGTGTATTCGGGCTGGAACGGCCGCATCCTGAGCGGCGAGATCGCCGGCAACACGATCTTCAACAACGGCAGCGGCGGCGGCGACGGCCGGTCGCATGGCCTGTACCACGACCACAGCCAGGCCAACAGCACGCTGAAGATCCACGACAACGTGATCTACTCGAACCCGCGCGGCGCCGGCATCCTCGCCAAGTCGAGCACCGAGATCTACAACAACACGATCTACGGCAACTCGAACGTCGGCATCTCCCTCGGCCAGAACCAGACCACCAACGTCACCTACAAGATCTACGGCAACGAGATCTTCAACAACAACGGCGGCATTCTGGAGCACCTGAAGGGCAGCGGGTCGATCACGCTGAGCCTGTACGACAACACCTTCTACAACAACAACGGCCGCGCGGCGATCAACATCGCCGACAGCATCAAGCAGACGGTGACCAACAACACCATCTCCTCGGTCTCCAAGGCCAACCCGATCATCTGA
- a CDS encoding glycosyltransferase, whose protein sequence is MATYAGEKADNLQAALESVYTQTLLPRECVLVVDGRIGEEQEKVIAHYQASNACRLVVVRRRNQGGLARALNDGLQYCTGYLVARMDSDDICLPHRFETQARAFAEQGSLDASFSWHAEFEQDPGAITCVKRSPETHEEISQGMKWHCVLSHPTMMVRRRALTAIGGYRSCFGNLEDYDLYVRLLQAGARMETVQEALLLFRTSMAQRVRRGGLRYAVNEWAFRVWCWRSGFLTNSEFLATASLQIGFRLTPPGLKRMLYRLVRTPTEAQAMARIHTAMIQPKRLAPDGADAL, encoded by the coding sequence ATGGCCACCTACGCCGGCGAGAAGGCGGACAACCTTCAGGCCGCGCTGGAGAGCGTCTATACGCAGACGCTTCTCCCGCGCGAATGCGTGCTGGTGGTCGACGGACGGATCGGGGAGGAGCAGGAGAAGGTCATCGCCCACTATCAGGCGTCCAACGCCTGCCGGCTGGTGGTGGTGCGGCGGCGCAACCAGGGGGGCTTGGCCCGCGCGCTGAACGACGGCCTGCAATATTGCACGGGCTATCTGGTGGCCCGCATGGACAGCGACGACATCTGCCTGCCCCACCGCTTCGAGACGCAGGCGCGTGCCTTCGCCGAGCAGGGGTCGCTGGACGCATCGTTCTCCTGGCACGCGGAGTTCGAACAGGACCCCGGCGCCATCACTTGCGTGAAGCGCAGCCCGGAGACGCACGAAGAGATCAGCCAGGGCATGAAATGGCACTGCGTCCTGTCGCACCCCACCATGATGGTGCGGCGGCGGGCGCTGACCGCCATCGGCGGCTACCGCTCCTGCTTCGGGAATCTGGAGGACTACGACCTGTATGTCCGCCTGCTCCAGGCCGGGGCGCGCATGGAGACGGTGCAGGAGGCGCTTCTCCTCTTCCGCACCAGCATGGCCCAGCGCGTCCGCCGCGGCGGGTTGCGCTACGCCGTCAACGAATGGGCTTTCCGCGTCTGGTGCTGGCGGTCGGGTTTCCTGACCAATTCGGAGTTCCTGGCGACGGCCTCGCTTCAGATCGGCTTCCGGCTGACTCCGCCGGGCCTGAAGAGGATGCTGTACCGCCTGGTCCGCACGCCGACCGAGGCGCAGGCCATGGCCCGCATCCACACCGCCATGATCCAGCCCAAGCGCCTTGCCCCCGACGGCGCGGACGCCCTCTGA
- a CDS encoding polysaccharide deacetylase family protein: protein MSVADVISGGGLGRRLRWTDALRNPLGTACHHAYGSPVLAVVYHAVCDTVPDHLKHIYRPRTPKEFTEDLDFLLKHFEPTDLPTVTGSAMGGPEIRRPSLLVTFDDGMREVAEVAMPILRRKGIRPALYLNLNFLDNRTLFYRHKASLLAERLSRLAEADPRRAVCVATLARAGAGAADPAAGVMTVSWQQRAVLDEIATVLEFDTAAFLADEKPYLTRDEIADLMAEGVSIGAHGFDHPNHRLLTPEQRKQEVTGSVAGIRELFGPGCGSFAFPYSDEGLPDALFGELYGNGVDVTFGTSWPRRGGPQRRIQRICFENGPAPAKQQLVKRLLRGGAGNMKRTLAG, encoded by the coding sequence ATGAGCGTTGCCGACGTGATTTCCGGTGGCGGGTTGGGCCGGCGGCTCCGGTGGACGGACGCGCTGCGCAACCCGCTGGGGACCGCCTGCCATCACGCCTACGGCAGCCCGGTGCTGGCCGTCGTCTACCACGCCGTCTGCGACACGGTGCCGGACCATCTCAAGCACATCTACCGGCCCCGCACGCCCAAGGAGTTCACGGAGGATCTCGACTTCCTCCTGAAGCACTTCGAGCCGACGGACCTGCCCACGGTCACCGGGTCGGCCATGGGCGGGCCGGAGATCCGCCGCCCGTCGCTGCTGGTCACCTTTGACGACGGCATGCGCGAAGTCGCGGAGGTGGCGATGCCCATCCTGCGCCGCAAGGGCATCCGGCCGGCGCTGTACCTCAACCTGAACTTCCTCGACAACAGGACGCTCTTCTACCGGCACAAGGCGAGCCTTCTGGCGGAGCGGTTGAGCCGGCTGGCGGAGGCCGATCCCCGCCGCGCCGTCTGCGTCGCCACCCTGGCGCGGGCCGGCGCCGGCGCCGCCGATCCCGCCGCGGGCGTCATGACGGTGAGCTGGCAGCAGCGCGCCGTGCTGGACGAAATCGCCACCGTGCTGGAGTTCGACACGGCCGCCTTCCTGGCGGACGAGAAGCCCTATCTGACCCGCGACGAGATCGCGGACCTGATGGCGGAGGGAGTGTCGATCGGCGCCCATGGATTCGACCATCCCAACCACCGCCTGCTGACGCCGGAGCAGCGGAAGCAGGAGGTGACGGGCAGCGTCGCCGGCATCCGGGAGCTGTTCGGCCCCGGCTGCGGCTCCTTCGCCTTCCCCTATTCCGACGAGGGCCTGCCGGACGCGCTGTTCGGCGAGCTGTACGGCAATGGGGTCGACGTCACCTTCGGCACGTCCTGGCCGCGCCGGGGCGGTCCGCAGCGGCGGATTCAGCGGATCTGCTTCGAGAACGGCCCGGCCCCGGCGAAGCAGCAGCTGGTCAAGCGCCTGCTGCGCGGCGGTGCCGGCAACATGAAGCGCACCCTGGCCGGGTAA
- a CDS encoding right-handed parallel beta-helix repeat-containing protein: MDSLPPPPPAIERPAQPSLLVSVRRSAEDAPVFYVDATDGDDRRSGRGPKEAWKSLEKVNATAFPPGSRVLFERGESWRGSLLASSSGTTDRPIIYGAYGKGDAPVIDARGASVAVSLNGRTNVAFDGLSITGAADTGLLLGPRARNVSVTNVTVAGNGGSGIVVQGTSDGLRIDGSAITGNGAYGIVHYAADNTDQIITRNTIADNGWRKDGGVYSGWNGRILTGEIAHNRVFNNGVNGGEGRSHGLYHDQGQAGSALKIHDNLIHDNPRGAGILAKSSTEIYRNVIFRNADAGLSLGQNRGIDVTYRVYDNEFYDNNGGVLQHQKGNGSITLELRDNVFHRNGKRAAIIIADSIGKTVTGNRVSNDARAETETRAGTTANQPSANQPSGGTVQEASGMRPESVR, from the coding sequence ATGGATTCCCTGCCCCCGCCTCCCCCCGCCATCGAGCGTCCCGCCCAGCCGTCGCTGCTCGTCAGCGTGCGCCGGAGCGCTGAGGACGCGCCGGTCTTCTACGTCGATGCGACGGACGGCGACGACCGCCGGTCGGGCCGCGGCCCGAAGGAGGCGTGGAAGTCGCTGGAGAAGGTGAACGCCACGGCCTTCCCGCCGGGAAGCCGCGTGCTGTTCGAGCGTGGGGAGAGCTGGCGCGGCAGCCTGCTGGCCTCCTCCTCCGGCACGACCGACCGGCCGATCATCTACGGCGCCTATGGCAAGGGCGACGCTCCGGTGATCGACGCGCGAGGCGCCTCGGTCGCGGTCAGCCTGAACGGGCGGACGAACGTCGCCTTCGACGGGCTGAGCATCACCGGCGCGGCCGACACCGGCCTGCTGCTCGGCCCGCGGGCGCGCAACGTCTCGGTGACGAACGTGACGGTCGCGGGCAACGGCGGTTCCGGCATCGTCGTACAGGGCACGTCGGATGGGCTGCGGATCGACGGGTCGGCCATCACCGGCAACGGCGCCTACGGGATCGTCCATTACGCCGCGGACAACACCGACCAGATCATCACGCGCAACACCATCGCCGACAACGGCTGGCGCAAGGACGGCGGCGTCTATTCCGGCTGGAACGGGCGCATCCTGACCGGCGAGATCGCCCACAACCGGGTCTTCAACAACGGCGTCAACGGCGGCGAGGGCCGCTCCCACGGCCTCTACCACGACCAGGGGCAGGCGGGCAGCGCGCTGAAGATCCACGACAACCTGATTCACGACAACCCGCGCGGCGCCGGCATCCTGGCGAAGTCCAGCACCGAGATCTACCGCAACGTCATCTTCCGCAACGCCGACGCGGGCCTCTCGCTCGGCCAGAACCGCGGGATCGACGTGACCTACCGGGTCTACGACAACGAGTTCTACGACAACAACGGCGGCGTCCTGCAGCACCAGAAGGGCAACGGCTCGATCACGCTGGAGCTGCGCGACAACGTCTTCCACCGCAACGGCAAGCGGGCCGCCATCATCATCGCCGACAGCATCGGCAAGACCGTCACCGGCAACCGGGTCAGCAACGACGCCAGAGCAGAAACTGAAACCCGGGCCGGGACCACCGCCAACCAACCATCGGCCAACCAACCATCGGGAGGAACTGTGCAGGAAGCATCCGGAATGCGGCCGGAATCCGTGCGTTGA
- a CDS encoding GNAT family N-acetyltransferase encodes MSTSSSTVGQSITDRLKKTVFRFDASDKGELRGFQRKMFGERVWQVDEAYNRWLFDEVPDRDADGPQVWVCKRQGQIVGQQCGIPFRLKARDREIPASWANSLMVLPEWRMRGAFTPLAEAQLDSRPLAMAIHISDSAYKAYSKAGWIDIGALPAYVFPLDTRRCLEASSLQGRMRTIGAIAGPALHGARIGGHLLSRATGARFEEIGRFDERADAIWQRASPHYPLIALRDLTHLRWRYDAIPCASDYRRFILTRGGEPLGYVVLRRETWRKEPCLAVVDYLCEPKWLWVLLSHTLRIAATERATALICRTLNTRAERTFLAMGMMKVPDRVGFPVRVMAHPGPDAGIDRDEFADRGNWLLTMGDGDASFLMHNTLPETAGLQPEGVAVQG; translated from the coding sequence GTGAGCACCAGCAGCAGCACCGTCGGTCAGTCGATCACCGACCGGCTGAAGAAAACCGTTTTCCGTTTCGACGCTTCCGACAAGGGAGAGTTGCGCGGCTTCCAGCGCAAGATGTTCGGTGAACGGGTCTGGCAGGTGGACGAAGCCTACAACCGCTGGCTCTTCGACGAGGTGCCCGACCGGGACGCGGACGGGCCGCAAGTCTGGGTGTGCAAGCGGCAGGGACAGATCGTCGGCCAACAATGCGGGATCCCCTTCCGCCTGAAGGCGCGGGACCGGGAAATCCCGGCCTCCTGGGCCAACAGCCTGATGGTTCTGCCGGAATGGCGGATGCGCGGCGCCTTCACGCCCCTGGCGGAAGCGCAGCTCGACAGCCGTCCGCTGGCCATGGCCATCCATATTTCCGATTCCGCCTACAAGGCCTACAGCAAGGCCGGCTGGATCGACATCGGCGCCCTGCCCGCCTACGTCTTCCCACTGGACACGCGGCGCTGCCTGGAGGCGTCCTCGCTTCAGGGCCGCATGCGGACCATCGGGGCGATCGCCGGGCCGGCCCTGCACGGTGCACGGATCGGCGGCCACCTGCTGAGCCGGGCGACCGGCGCGCGGTTCGAGGAGATCGGGCGGTTCGACGAGCGGGCCGACGCCATCTGGCAGCGCGCCTCCCCGCATTACCCGCTGATCGCGTTGCGCGACCTGACGCATCTGCGCTGGCGCTACGACGCGATCCCCTGCGCCTCGGACTACCGCCGCTTCATCCTGACGCGCGGGGGCGAGCCGCTGGGCTACGTCGTCCTGCGCCGTGAGACCTGGCGCAAGGAGCCCTGTCTCGCCGTCGTCGACTACCTGTGCGAGCCGAAATGGCTGTGGGTCCTGCTGAGCCACACGCTGCGCATCGCCGCCACGGAGCGGGCGACCGCGCTGATCTGCCGGACGCTGAACACGCGGGCGGAGCGGACCTTCCTCGCCATGGGCATGATGAAGGTGCCGGACCGCGTGGGCTTCCCGGTGCGGGTGATGGCGCATCCCGGACCCGACGCGGGGATCGATCGGGACGAGTTCGCCGACCGTGGCAACTGGCTGCTGACCATGGGCGACGGCGACGCCAGCTTCCTGATGCACAACACGTTGCCCGAGACCGCCGGGCTGCAACCGGAGGGAGTCGCCGTCCAGGGATGA
- a CDS encoding nucleotide sugar dehydrogenase yields MSSNEFADLLVSGGSVGTSGIPEALATLESKIAAGTASVGVIGLGYVGLPLARLFARAGFSVTGFDIDPEKVASLNGGTSYIGTVSTDEVRGMIEEGRFTATANFQSLADMDAIVICVPTPLTRNREPDMSCIEVTTRQIAQVMRPGQLIVLESTTYPGTTREVVRPILEKTGLVSGTDFLLAFSPEREDPGNETFTTARIPKIVGGEDPNALRIACSMYGRALERVIPVSSLEAAEAVKLTENIFRCVNIALVNELKVVYDAMGIDVWEVIEGAKTKPFGYMPFYPGPGLGGHCIPIDPFYLTWKAREFDVATRFIELAGEINTRMPHYVVERLSQAMDSKLGRALRGSRILVLGVAYKKNIEDMRESPALKIIDLLQDRGCEVFYYDPHVPELPETRRLARMAGTPSVALEEIRDGAFDAAILCTDHDSFDLKAFLDGLPLIVDTRNAFGKAGIVDEKIVKG; encoded by the coding sequence ATGTCGAGCAATGAGTTTGCCGACCTGTTGGTGAGCGGGGGTTCGGTCGGCACGTCCGGCATTCCGGAAGCTCTGGCGACGCTGGAGTCGAAGATCGCGGCGGGCACCGCCAGCGTCGGCGTCATCGGCCTGGGTTACGTCGGCCTGCCTCTGGCGCGGCTGTTCGCGCGGGCCGGCTTCTCGGTGACGGGCTTTGACATCGATCCGGAAAAGGTCGCCAGCCTGAACGGCGGCACCTCCTACATCGGCACCGTGTCGACCGACGAGGTCCGCGGGATGATCGAGGAGGGCCGCTTCACGGCCACGGCGAACTTCCAGTCGCTGGCCGACATGGACGCCATCGTCATCTGCGTGCCGACCCCGCTGACTCGCAACCGCGAGCCGGACATGAGCTGCATCGAGGTCACCACCCGGCAGATCGCCCAGGTGATGCGCCCCGGCCAGCTGATCGTCCTGGAATCGACCACCTACCCCGGCACGACGCGCGAGGTCGTGCGCCCGATCCTGGAGAAGACCGGCCTCGTCAGCGGCACGGACTTCCTGCTGGCCTTCTCGCCGGAGCGCGAGGACCCGGGCAATGAGACCTTCACCACCGCCCGCATCCCGAAGATCGTCGGTGGCGAGGACCCCAACGCCCTGCGCATCGCCTGCTCGATGTACGGCCGCGCGCTGGAGCGCGTGATCCCGGTCTCGTCGCTGGAAGCGGCCGAGGCGGTGAAGCTGACCGAGAACATCTTCCGCTGCGTCAACATCGCCCTCGTCAACGAGCTGAAGGTCGTTTACGACGCGATGGGCATCGACGTCTGGGAAGTGATCGAGGGCGCCAAGACCAAGCCCTTCGGCTACATGCCCTTCTACCCCGGCCCCGGCCTGGGCGGCCACTGCATCCCGATCGACCCCTTCTACCTGACCTGGAAGGCCCGCGAGTTCGACGTTGCCACCCGCTTCATCGAGCTGGCCGGCGAAATCAACACCCGCATGCCGCATTATGTGGTGGAGCGGCTGTCCCAGGCCATGGACTCCAAGCTGGGCCGCGCGCTGCGCGGGTCGCGCATCCTCGTTCTGGGCGTCGCCTACAAGAAGAACATCGAGGACATGCGCGAAAGCCCGGCGCTGAAGATCATCGATCTTCTGCAGGACCGCGGCTGCGAGGTCTTCTACTACGACCCGCATGTGCCGGAGCTGCCGGAGACGCGCCGCCTCGCCCGCATGGCCGGCACGCCGTCGGTCGCGCTGGAGGAGATCCGGGACGGCGCCTTCGACGCGGCGATCCTGTGCACCGACCACGACTCCTTCGATCTGAAGGCTTTCCTGGACGGGCTGCCGCTGATCGTCGACACCCGCAACGCCTTCGGCAAGGCGGGCATCGTCGACGAGAAGATCGTGAAGGGCTGA